The following are encoded in a window of Pedobacter cryoconitis genomic DNA:
- a CDS encoding transketolase yields the protein MKHTINELEDIVSQVRRDIVRMVHGCQSGHPGGSLGCAEFLTALYFETMNHSTDFKMDGAGEDLFFLSNGHISPVFYSVLARSGYFEVSELATFRKLNSRVQGHPTTHEGLPGIRIASGSLGQGMSVAIGAALTKKLNKDHSLVFSLHGDGELQEGQNWEAIMFAPHNKVDNLISTIDYNGQQIDGPTEKILSLENLQTKFEAFGWHVITSNGNKMEDIIKALEYAKSLTGKGRPILNLMSTQMGYGVDFMVGSHKWHGTAPNDDQLASALSQNKETLGDY from the coding sequence ATGAAACATACAATCAATGAATTAGAGGACATTGTTTCTCAGGTACGAAGAGATATTGTAAGAATGGTACATGGTTGCCAGTCAGGACACCCGGGTGGATCACTTGGCTGCGCTGAATTCCTTACAGCTTTATATTTTGAAACCATGAACCATTCCACAGATTTTAAAATGGATGGTGCAGGTGAAGATTTATTCTTCCTTTCCAATGGTCATATTTCTCCGGTATTTTATAGCGTGCTTGCCCGTTCTGGTTACTTCGAAGTTAGCGAACTGGCTACTTTCAGAAAATTAAACTCTCGTGTTCAGGGTCACCCGACTACACATGAAGGATTACCTGGTATCAGGATTGCTTCGGGATCTTTAGGTCAGGGGATGTCGGTTGCAATCGGTGCAGCTTTAACCAAGAAATTGAATAAGGATCATTCTTTAGTCTTCAGTTTACATGGAGATGGTGAGTTACAGGAAGGTCAGAACTGGGAAGCTATTATGTTCGCTCCCCACAATAAAGTTGATAACCTGATCTCTACAATTGATTATAACGGACAACAAATTGATGGCCCTACTGAGAAAATATTATCATTAGAGAACTTGCAGACTAAATTCGAAGCTTTCGGATGGCATGTAATCACTTCTAATGGAAATAAAATGGAAGATATTATTAAAGCTTTGGAATATGCTAAATCACTTACTGGTAAAGGCAGACCAATCTTAAACTTAATGAGTACTCAAATGGGTTATGGTGTAGATTTCATGGTAGGTTCACATAAATGGCATGGTACTGCGCCTAATGATGACCAGCTTGCTTCTGCTTTAAGTCAGAACAAAGAAACATTAGGGGATTATTAA
- the bcp gene encoding thioredoxin-dependent thiol peroxidase, with product MSELKEGQKAPEFTAADQDGNTVSLGQFAGKKVVLYFYPKDDTPGCTAEACDFRDNYQGLKAKDIVVLGVSVDDEKSHQKFAAKHSLPFTLLADTDKKIVEAYGVWGEKNMYGKKYMGTNRTTFVIDENGVIAHIIKKVDTKNSTAQILELLNS from the coding sequence ATGAGTGAATTAAAAGAAGGTCAGAAAGCCCCTGAGTTTACCGCAGCGGATCAGGATGGAAACACAGTCTCTCTGGGTCAGTTTGCAGGTAAAAAAGTGGTTTTATATTTTTACCCGAAAGATGATACTCCTGGTTGTACTGCTGAGGCTTGTGATTTCAGGGATAATTACCAGGGATTAAAAGCGAAAGATATTGTCGTACTGGGTGTAAGTGTTGATGATGAGAAGTCACATCAGAAATTTGCGGCTAAACATAGTCTTCCTTTTACCTTACTGGCCGATACTGATAAAAAGATTGTAGAAGCTTACGGTGTTTGGGGAGAAAAGAACATGTATGGTAAAAAATATATGGGCACCAACCGTACTACTTTTGTAATTGATGAAAATGGCGTAATCGCACATATCATTAAGAAAGTTGACACTAAAAATTCAACTGCACAAATCCTTGAATTATTAAATAGTTAA